The DNA window TCTGCTGAGCGTGAGAAGGCATCACGTTCTGCCCGTCTGTTATTACATGAAATATAGCTCCGTCGCTCCAAGTTCTTACTTTTTCCGAATGAAGAGTAGGCGGATTCGGAAACTGTCCTTTCAGTCTGCTGTCTCCTTTACCAAAATTTCCATGACAAGGCGAACAGAATATTTCAAACTTCTCTTTACCGATTTTCAAATTAATTTCAGTCATCGGTAAAGAATTTATTAGATATCTCGCAGCATTTTCCGGCTGACCTTTAAATTTGTAAGGCGTGAAACCGCGCGAGATGGCTCCCTCAACAGGTTCACGCATTCCAAATCCATCTGCAAAAAATTCATTCTTCGATTGTGGATTAACACGATCTTGTTCCACCATCCAATTAAATGGAGACATGAATAATAATTTATTCAAAGTAAAGTAAGTTGCACCTGAAACAACAGCAGCCGTAACAATAAGAAACAAAATAAACTTTGGATTGAAAATCTTGTTATCAGTCCGGAGTTCCTCTCCATCGTAATGAATTGAGAAAACCTCGCTTGCCCCAAGTGATTTGAGGAATGATGTTACTTTATTCTCATCAAACTGCAGGTCTATCGATTGAATTGTTAATCCATATTTATCTGCAGAAACTTTTTTCATATAATCTGTATCGTGCAGAGGATGAGAATTATTAGGGAATTTAAACATGACGAACAACATTCCGACGACAGTAAAAATCGCTGCTGAAAGCACAGTGACTTCAAATGTCACAGGAATGAACGCTGGAAGCTGAAATAATGGTTTGCCTCCGATTACAAGAGGATATTCAATCACGTTCACCCACCACATAAATGCAAGTGCAAATGCAGCTCCAGATAATCCAAATATTAATGTTATAAACCCAAGTTTCGAGGGTTTTAAATTCATCGCTTGGTTCATCCCATGTAGTGGATATGGAGAGTGAACGTCGAATTTTTTATAACCTGCATTTACTGTTTCTTCACTAGCGTGAATAATTTCATTTGGAGTATTAAATAAGCCTGAAACCGAATATAAAGTTTTATTATTCATTAGTGTCGACCTCCATGCGTTGGCTGCGCACCATCAATTACAGCTTTCACTTCGGAAAGTGAAACAACCGGCACAGTCTTAATGAATAATAACAACAAAGTGAAAAACAATCCGAAGCTTCCAATAAATATTCCTATATCAAAAATTGAAGGTATGTAATGCCCCCAGCTTGAAGGGAGATAATCACGTGATAGCGATGTGACTACAATGACAAATCGTTCGAACCACATTCCGACATTCACAAGCACACCAATAATGAACATCACAACAATCGATCTTCGCAATTTTTTAAACCAGAAGAATTGTGGAATTAATACATTACAACTGACCATAATCCAATAAGCCCAAGCATATGGACCGAGAGCCCGATTCAAAAAAACAAATTGCTCAGTCGCATTTCCGCTGTACCATGCGATGAAAAATTCCATTGCATAAGCATAGCCGACCATTAATCCGGTGGTCAGCATGACTTTATTCATCTTTTCAAGATGATCTAGTGTTATGATGTGTTTCAGATTGAAAATTTTCCTTATGAGGATCAGCATATTTTGCACCATAGCAAATCCAGAGAATACAGCTCCTGCTACAAAGTATGGCGGGAAAATCGTTGTATGCCAACCTGGGATCACAGAAACTGCAAAATCAAAACTCACTATTGTATGAACCGAGAGAACTAGCGGTGTTGCGAATCCAGCCAGAATCAAATACGCCATTTCATAATGCTGCCAATGCCGGTTTGAATGTCTCCAACCCAAACTAAAGATGGAGTAAATTATTTTTTTGATTTTACTTGTTGCTCGATCCCGCAAAGTCGCAAAGTCTGGAATTAATCCCACATACCAAAAGATAAGTGAAACAGTAAAATAAGTTGACACCGCAAAAACATCCCAAAGTAACGGCGAAGTAAAATTCACCCATAATGAATGTTGATTTGGGTATGGCATCAGATATCCATCCAGCCATGGGCGACCGGTGTGGATCAATGGAAATAATCCTGCACACATAACTGCAAATATTGTCATCGCTTCGGCAAAACGTGCGATGCCTGTTCGCCATCTCTGCCGAAGTAAAAATAAAATTGCTGAAATCAGTGTACCTGCATGTCCGATTCCAACCCAAAAAACAAAATTAACAATGTCAAATCCCCATCCAACCGGTTGATTGACACCCCAAGCACCAACACCAAAAATAAAAGTGACAGCAAGACTTATTATTCCAACAAGCAGCATGGTACCTGAAATCGAAATGGCAACATACCATGAAGTGGTCGGTTTAGTATCGAGAGGACGAGTAACAACATCATCAATTGCTGCGAGGGTTGGTTTGCCTTCTACAACTGATGGTTCAATTGAATAATCAATACTTCGCACTAAACTTCCTCCGAATGAGTATTTCGTAACTTAGCAATATATGTCACATTAGGCCGGACATTAATTTCTTCTAAAACATGATAACCGAGTTCATGCTTACGCAGCATTGATACGATTGAATTTGGATCGTTCACGTCTCCAAATTCAATTGCCAGCGATGGACATGCGACTTGACATGCGGTCATTACATCAATTCCTTTTAGTTCTCTTCCTTCTTCAACAGCAATTTGCCGAGCTTCCATAATTCTCTGAATACAAAACGTACACTTCTCCATTACACCGCGTGACCTGACTGTAACTTCAGGATTGTTCAACAAGCTAATTGGCTGTTGAGAATAATATCCTTCTTCGAAGGTCTCTCGGAAATCCAAAAAATTGAATCGGCGAACTTTGTAAGGGCAGTTATTAGAGCAATATCTTGTTCCAACACAACGATTGTATGCCATTTGATTCAATCCATCAGGACTGTGATTAGTTGCTGCAACGGGGCAAACATTCTCACATGGTGCGTGATCACAGTGCTGACAAAGCATCGGCTGATTGCTGACTATTGGTTCGTCAAGAGTCCCGGAGTAGTACCGATCAATTCTCATCCAATGCATCTCACGACCTTTTTCCACTTGCTCTTTTCCTACAACAGGAATATTATTTTCGGAAATACAAGCACTCACACAACCGCTGCATCCAATACACTTATTCAGATCGATTGCCATCCCCCATTTTAAGCCATTGTATTCAACCTCATTTGTGATGCTGAATACATCGTGTTTTTCTTTTTGGATGAATTTTGGATCATTCAAATACTGCTGAACTGTTCCCTCTTGAATTATTTTTCGCTTTCGATGAATATCTTTTACGAATTCATCATCGAGTGCATGATGCTCTTGTGCAGTAACCAAGTTGTACTTACGAGAAGTTTTACTAATCGAGGCAGGTAAATAAAATATTGGCGAATTGTCACTAAAATTAATCAATGCATTTGCATTTACTCCAACATTTTTACCAACTTCACCGCAGACAGTCCTCCCATAACCAAGCTCAATTGAAATCAATCCATCAGATTGTCCTGCTTGAATAAAACATGGAACAGAAATTTTCTTATCATCGGATTCGATCTCAATTACATCATTATCTTCAAGCTTAAATTCCTTTGCAGTTTTTGGTGAAACGGCTGCATAATTATCCCAAACAATTTTTGAAACAGGATGCGGAATTTCTTGAAGCCAGCCATTATTTGCGAACCTTCCATCACTTGAGTTTTGCCCCTCTACTAAATGAACATAGAAATTATTTTGTTTTACTTCACGGGTAAATAAACTATCACTACTAATACTCAACTTATTTGTTTGAGGTTTATTTTCAGTAACAGTTACGATTCCATCGTGCAGTGATGCATACCAAAAAGAGGTGAAATCAGAGAGCAATTTCAACGATGGATAAAACTCTTTTTCCCATCGCTGACGGATAAATTCATGATAGTTTTTTTCATCAAAGGAACCAGTCAACCATGTTAAAAGAATTGATTCCTTTTGCCGAGTTTTATAAATCGGGGAAATTACTGGTTGCTGCAGACTGATTATACCGCTTCGAGTTTGATAATCTCCCCATGACTCCAATAAATTATTTATTGGCAGAACATAATGGCATAATTCGGAAGTTTCATTTTTACTTTCTGTTAAGCCAATGGAAATTCCAACTTTCTTCAATTGATTTGCAAAATCTAGACTTGGGAAATGATAAGTTGGATTAGTATCGTAAAATATTACTGCACCGACTTCGCCTTTGCCCATTTTTTGTACAAGTCCATTAATATCATTACTGGAAGTCTCCAGCTGAAAACTCATCTGCGAAGATTTCTCATCATAGAGTTTGGAACTTCCTAATACATCATTTAAAATGTTCAGAACGATATGAGTTTGCTCACTTAAACTGTTTCCTCCCAATATGATTGATTTGCCCTGATTAGCTATCAAATCTCCGACAAGATTATTGATGGAATTCGGATCAAACGAATGTTTTTTAACGAAATCAATCAAAGAATATTTTTTAAGTTCACTAAGAACCGATGAATCAATTCCATTTGTTCGAAGCCCTCGGTTTAGAACGAGTTCACTCAACAAGCTCATTGCAAATTCAAATTGGAAATCAGGTCTCAACCGCAGACGATAATCAGCATTCATTCCAGTCAAGCTCATTCTTCCCTCTATCACATACAAGCGATTGAAATCATTTGGACTATCGATATCGCGTTGCTGAGTGAACTGACGAATATTTTCAATTACACTGCCATCCGTTGCAAGAAAATCTGAATCAAGAGATAAAATTATTTTTGCTTCATTTAAGCGTATAACTGGTAAATTCAAATTCCCATAACATTTCTGCCATGCTAAAAGCTTGTTTGCCTCCGAAAACAATTCGTACGTATATATCTTTGCATTTGGAAAAACTTTTACGAATCCATCAAAAAGCTTTTTGGCTGAGGGTGAATAATTCGTGTGAGCTACTAATGCAATTTCTTTATTTGCTGATACAGATTGTTTTAATTTTTCGATGATCTTCTTGTCAACTTCTTCCCAATTCTTTTCAATGAATGAAGAATTCGTTGCTTTTTCAATTGGATGTCTTAATCTCTCCGGATCGTAGAGATTTAGAATGTTTGCTTGGCCCTTATTACAGATCTTTCCCTTATTAACTGGATGATCTGGGTTCCCATCGATCTTTATTGGCCTGCCTTCGCGAGTCTTAACTAAAATTCCACAGTTTTGCTTACATAAATTGCATGTCGAAGCATAATAATTTGCTTTGCCAATCGTGATTTCTTCGGGTTTGTTCGTATAAGGAACAATCTCTCCTTTGTCTCTGTAATCGGTGCATGCTGTAACGGTCACTGCAGCCGATGCGGATAATAATGCTAAAAATTTCCTGCGGGAGAGAATTGGTAATTCGGAAACATCGAATTCATCAGTCGCACCATTTATAAATTCATTCTGCTTTATCTCAACAATTGAACTTGAGTCTTGATACTCACCAATACTTTTCCAATGCGAATTTACAGAATTTTGCTCTGAAGGTTTTTTACTCATCAACTACCTTACTTCCTCCTTTTAACCGAATTCGGGTGTTCTTTAAACTCTACTTGATTTAATCGGTCAATTGGCTTACCAAATATTTTTTTAGGGATTGCAAGAAGGAGGAATAAACCTCCAAGGGTTTTAATAATTTTCGAGAAAAAATCAAAACGGTTATATTCAGTAACTTTTTTTTCCATTAAATCTCCTACCTGTGACACGCAAAACAGTTTTCGGGTCCTTCATTTATTTTTTTCAATCCAGGGAGTTTTTCGTGTGCATTCCGATGACAATCAAGACAGCTGCCCATCGTGAATGATGAAACTTGCTGCACAACTTCCATATCTTTAATTCTGCCATGACATTCTGCACAATCAATTCCTTTGTTTACATGAACACTATGATTGAAATAAGCATAATCTGGCACACGGTGAACGCGTTTCCAAGTCAGTGCTTTATCTTCTTCGTAGTATTTTGTTAGTTGAATGATACTTTCTTTATTTTTCCTTGCAACTTGATGACAATTCATACAAACACTCACTCCTGGAACTGTGGCAAATCGAGATTTCGAGACGGCTGTGTGGCAATACTGACAATCGATCAACATTTCGCCGGCATGCAGTTTGTGTGAAAATGAAATTGGCTGTTGAGGGGCATATCCGATGCTATCTCTTTCTGGACGTGAGACGTAGTAAGTAAGCATGAACGCTAGGGCAGCAACAAAAATCACGATTGGTATGCGTACTTTAAGCAGGTAATCGAGAGTAGTTTTTTTCATTTATTGTTCAGTATTCTCACAATTATTTATACGTGCAAAACTAAAATTTATTAAACCAATTGGTGCCAAAAGGTTCTAACTGACACCCTTAACAAAGACTTGTCAAAAAAGGTTTCCTCAAATAAATTCTTTTTTAATATTTGTAATTGGAAAGTTAAAGTCAATATTTCTTGTAATAAATATTAAAAAAAAATGGAATTAAAATACAAAAGGCGAACCGAAATCGATCCGCCTTATGTCTGCCTGCCATCCTCTTTTGGAAGAGACAGGCAGGTTTGGGAGGTTTTATGTGGGCTTGTGTCTTTTAATACTTTGCTAATTTCAATGCTGCGTTATATACATCTTCAACTTGCGGTAATGTTGCTGATTCTAAAATTTTTGAGAATGCTACAGGGATATCCTTTGAACCAATTCTCATAACCGGTGCATCCAAATGCTCGAAGGCATATTCACCAATCAATGCTGCAACTTCGCCGCCGAATCCGCCTGTTAATTTGTCTTCATGCACAATTAAAGCTTTGCCAGTTTTTTTAACAGTCTGATAAATTGAAGTCTTATCTAGGGGAGCGAGACTCCTCAAATCCAAAACTTCAATGTTCAATCCATGTTCATCCTTCAGTTTATTTGCAGCTCGAAGAGCCCAATGAACTGTCGTACCATAAGTTATGATTGAGAGATCTTCTCCGGCTCTTCGCACTCTTGCATGACCGAAAGGAAAACAAAGCGGCTTGCTTGGTTTTGGTGATGATGCAAACGGTTGATTGTAAAGAAACTTTGGTTCTAAGAATAAAGTCACACCACGATTTCGCATTGCACATCTTAACATTCCCATTGCATCATCTGCGTGTGATGGCACTAACACTCTCAAACCGGGCAAAGTTGTTAATACAGCCTCGAGGTTTTGTGAATGATATAATCCACCACCTATATAACCGCCGGAAGCCAATCTAATAACGACATTTGGAACAAACTTACCTACGCTTCTCCAGTAATCGTGTGATAACTCGATCAATTGTTCCATTGCAGGCCAGAAATAATCTGCGAACTGCGCACCTTCGATAACTACTACAATATCATCGCGATATCTTGAAAAACCTTCAGCTGTACCAACGATGAAATCTTCTGCAAGAGGAGCATTGAAAACTCTCTTCTCACCAAATTCTTTCAGCATCCCTTTTGTGACATTAAACACTCCGCCTTTATCTTTTGAAGCTACATCTTGTCCCCAAAGAAATGTATTTGGATTATTCCTAAACTCTTGTTTCAGAGTTTCGTTAATTGCTTCACGAAGAGTCATTTTAGGTGCATTATCATCAGGAACAGCTTGCTCATAAGATTCAATTTCATGAGCGGGGCAATGTTCAATTTCTTTTGGGATAATAAAATCCATCACCGTACTCGGATCAGGATCCGGAGCGGATTCCGCCAGCCGTGCTGCAGTCTCAAGTTCTTTTTGATTGAAGGATTCAATTTCTGTTAATTCCTCTTCTGTAAAAATCTCATTTTGTAAAAGATAACTTCTGAATTTCGGTAATGGATCAAACTTAGAAAGTTGACTAATCTCATCCTTGCTTCTATAAAGTTCATGCTTATCTGAATTACTGTGTGCATGAATCCTCACACAATCTGCATGAACCATTGCAGGTCCATGCCCATCTTGTACATAATCAATTGCTTCTTGCATGCCTTTCCAACAGTCGAATACGTTTGTGCCATCAACATTAACAATGTGAAGATTTTTAAATCCGCGGAAATTATCTGAAATACGAGGATTTGCCGATTGCACATCTATCGGAACTGAGATGCCAAACTTATTATTTTGAATAACAAAAATTACAGGGAGTTTTTCTCTTGTTGCTCCGTTCACTGCTTCATAAAAATATCCTTCGCTTGTAGAAGCTTCACCTGAACTGAAATAAGCAATCTCATTTCCCCCATACGTTTTTGCTGCACGTGCAACGCCAACAGCGTGTAATGCATGATTCGAGACACAAGACGAAACGTTCTGAATTCTTATTTCAGGTTTTGCGAAATGATTGCTCATGTGCCGTCCGCCGCTTGCTACGTCAGTTGCCTTTGATAGACCGTTCAAAATAATTTCTTCAGCAGTTAAACCTGCCGCTAAGGTCGTGAGCATATCTCTGTAATAGGGAAACAAAAAATCTTTATTCTGACGGAATGCTAAACCGAGAATCAGTTGAATGCCGTCATGACCGGCAAAGGAAGCATGATAACCCCAACCCATCGACTTCCGCAGATACTTTGACGCT is part of the Ignavibacteria bacterium genome and encodes:
- a CDS encoding DUF3341 domain-containing protein — encoded protein: MNNKTLYSVSGLFNTPNEIIHASEETVNAGYKKFDVHSPYPLHGMNQAMNLKPSKLGFITLIFGLSGAAFALAFMWWVNVIEYPLVIGGKPLFQLPAFIPVTFEVTVLSAAIFTVVGMLFVMFKFPNNSHPLHDTDYMKKVSADKYGLTIQSIDLQFDENKVTSFLKSLGASEVFSIHYDGEELRTDNKIFNPKFILFLIVTAAVVSGATYFTLNKLLFMSPFNWMVEQDRVNPQSKNEFFADGFGMREPVEGAISRGFTPYKFKGQPENAARYLINSLPMTEINLKIGKEKFEIFCSPCHGNFGKGDSRLKGQFPNPPTLHSEKVRTWSDGAIFHVITDGQNVMPSHAQQISIEERWAVVNYIRVLQSAVNAKESDLK
- a CDS encoding hydrogenase, translated to MLLVGIISLAVTFIFGVGAWGVNQPVGWGFDIVNFVFWVGIGHAGTLISAILFLLRQRWRTGIARFAEAMTIFAVMCAGLFPLIHTGRPWLDGYLMPYPNQHSLWVNFTSPLLWDVFAVSTYFTVSLIFWYVGLIPDFATLRDRATSKIKKIIYSIFSLGWRHSNRHWQHYEMAYLILAGFATPLVLSVHTIVSFDFAVSVIPGWHTTIFPPYFVAGAVFSGFAMVQNMLILIRKIFNLKHIITLDHLEKMNKVMLTTGLMVGYAYAMEFFIAWYSGNATEQFVFLNRALGPYAWAYWIMVSCNVLIPQFFWFKKLRRSIVVMFIIGVLVNVGMWFERFVIVVTSLSRDYLPSSWGHYIPSIFDIGIFIGSFGLFFTLLLLFIKTVPVVSLSEVKAVIDGAQPTHGGRH
- a CDS encoding 4Fe-4S dicluster domain-containing protein, whose translation is MSKKPSEQNSVNSHWKSIGEYQDSSSIVEIKQNEFINGATDEFDVSELPILSRRKFLALLSASAAVTVTACTDYRDKGEIVPYTNKPEEITIGKANYYASTCNLCKQNCGILVKTREGRPIKIDGNPDHPVNKGKICNKGQANILNLYDPERLRHPIEKATNSSFIEKNWEEVDKKIIEKLKQSVSANKEIALVAHTNYSPSAKKLFDGFVKVFPNAKIYTYELFSEANKLLAWQKCYGNLNLPVIRLNEAKIILSLDSDFLATDGSVIENIRQFTQQRDIDSPNDFNRLYVIEGRMSLTGMNADYRLRLRPDFQFEFAMSLLSELVLNRGLRTNGIDSSVLSELKKYSLIDFVKKHSFDPNSINNLVGDLIANQGKSIILGGNSLSEQTHIVLNILNDVLGSSKLYDEKSSQMSFQLETSSNDINGLVQKMGKGEVGAVIFYDTNPTYHFPSLDFANQLKKVGISIGLTESKNETSELCHYVLPINNLLESWGDYQTRSGIISLQQPVISPIYKTRQKESILLTWLTGSFDEKNYHEFIRQRWEKEFYPSLKLLSDFTSFWYASLHDGIVTVTENKPQTNKLSISSDSLFTREVKQNNFYVHLVEGQNSSDGRFANNGWLQEIPHPVSKIVWDNYAAVSPKTAKEFKLEDNDVIEIESDDKKISVPCFIQAGQSDGLISIELGYGRTVCGEVGKNVGVNANALINFSDNSPIFYLPASISKTSRKYNLVTAQEHHALDDEFVKDIHRKRKIIQEGTVQQYLNDPKFIQKEKHDVFSITNEVEYNGLKWGMAIDLNKCIGCSGCVSACISENNIPVVGKEQVEKGREMHWMRIDRYYSGTLDEPIVSNQPMLCQHCDHAPCENVCPVAATNHSPDGLNQMAYNRCVGTRYCSNNCPYKVRRFNFLDFRETFEEGYYSQQPISLLNNPEVTVRSRGVMEKCTFCIQRIMEARQIAVEEGRELKGIDVMTACQVACPSLAIEFGDVNDPNSIVSMLRKHELGYHVLEEINVRPNVTYIAKLRNTHSEEV
- a CDS encoding cytochrome c3 family protein, with translation MKKTTLDYLLKVRIPIVIFVAALAFMLTYYVSRPERDSIGYAPQQPISFSHKLHAGEMLIDCQYCHTAVSKSRFATVPGVSVCMNCHQVARKNKESIIQLTKYYEEDKALTWKRVHRVPDYAYFNHSVHVNKGIDCAECHGRIKDMEVVQQVSSFTMGSCLDCHRNAHEKLPGLKKINEGPENCFACHR
- a CDS encoding 2-oxoisovalerate dehydrogenase: MKDIEQNLQLDTNVLNDFGLDVHKNTLQKWYQLMHLGRILDEQASKYLRKSMGWGYHASFAGHDGIQLILGLAFRQNKDFLFPYYRDMLTTLAAGLTAEEIILNGLSKATDVASGGRHMSNHFAKPEIRIQNVSSCVSNHALHAVGVARAAKTYGGNEIAYFSSGEASTSEGYFYEAVNGATREKLPVIFVIQNNKFGISVPIDVQSANPRISDNFRGFKNLHIVNVDGTNVFDCWKGMQEAIDYVQDGHGPAMVHADCVRIHAHSNSDKHELYRSKDEISQLSKFDPLPKFRSYLLQNEIFTEEELTEIESFNQKELETAARLAESAPDPDPSTVMDFIIPKEIEHCPAHEIESYEQAVPDDNAPKMTLREAINETLKQEFRNNPNTFLWGQDVASKDKGGVFNVTKGMLKEFGEKRVFNAPLAEDFIVGTAEGFSRYRDDIVVVIEGAQFADYFWPAMEQLIELSHDYWRSVGKFVPNVVIRLASGGYIGGGLYHSQNLEAVLTTLPGLRVLVPSHADDAMGMLRCAMRNRGVTLFLEPKFLYNQPFASSPKPSKPLCFPFGHARVRRAGEDLSIITYGTTVHWALRAANKLKDEHGLNIEVLDLRSLAPLDKTSIYQTVKKTGKALIVHEDKLTGGFGGEVAALIGEYAFEHLDAPVMRIGSKDIPVAFSKILESATLPQVEDVYNAALKLAKY